The Streptomyces sp. HUAS MG91 sequence AGCAGCAGGAGGATCCGCAGGGCCGTGCGGGCGGATCCGGATCTGATGGTGTGCATCTGTCGATCGGTCCTCTCGCTCCGGTTTACGGGTAGTTGGTGAGGTAGGCGACGTTGCTGCTGGAGTTGGACGGTCCGCCGGTGTTGTTGATGACGTGGCTGATGGTGCCGGTGCCGCCGAGCGAGACGGTGACCATGTCGTGGAACTTGACCCCGGAGGTGTTGGGCACCTCGAAGGCGCGGTCGGCGACGACGCTGGAGTTGGTGCTGAAGTAGCAGTAGCTGCCGAGCCCCCACGCCTCGTGGCTGGTCACGGAGTTGGCCACCTTGTAGGCGGGATATCCCTTGCCGCTGCCGTTCATCCAGGCGGCCTGGTTGGGCGGGTCGTAGGGCATCTCGTTCTGGAAGAAGTACGTGCGGCCGCCGTTGCCGTTCCAGACGACCTGGGTCTTCTGGAAGTGCTCGACGAACAGGCCGTACGCGGTGACGTCGGCGCCGTTGACGATGAGCCCGGTGTCGGCGGTGTTGCTGGTCCAGCCGACCGTGCCGCCGTTGCCGTGGTCGGCCCGCCAGATCCAGGTGTGGTCGATGACCGTGTTCGGGCTGTTGACGACCAGGGAGTTGGTCGCCTTGCCGACGGTGGCGCCGCCGATCCGGACGAAGAAGTCGGACAGCTGGATGGGGTCGGCCGCGTGGTTCGCGGAGGAGCCGTCGGGGCCGATCCGCACCAGGGTCTGGGAGTTGGTGGTGCCCGCGTCGACGAGCAGGCCGGCCAGCTGGATGCCGTCCACGTCGGCGGTGCTGATCGCGGTGATCCCGCCGTCCGGGACGAGGGTGGCGAGGCCCATGCCGAGGACGACCGTGTCGGGGCGGGTGACGTTCAGCGTCTGGTTGAGGTGGTAGACGCCCGGGGTGACCAGCAGGTTCTTGCCCGCGGCGAGGGCCGCGTTCATGTCGGCGGCGGTGGCGCCGGGCTTGACGATGAAGAACTGGTCGAGCGGCAGCGAGGTGCCCGCCGGGGTCTTGCCGCTCCACGTGGTGCCCACCGCGTTCGACCGCAGCGCGGGCACGAACACCTTGTAGGCGCCCGCCCCGTCCACGTAGAGGAACGGCTTCTCGCGGATCGTCGGGGTGCTCGCGACGTTGGTGTACGTCGGGAAGGACTGGGCGGGTGCGCCCTGGTCGCCGACGAAGACCATGTTCCAGTTCGACCCCGACCAGCTGGCCATCTGGGAGTTGCGGGTGAGGAACTGCTGCTGCGAGCCGGAGCGGATCTGGCCGTCGACCTTGGTGTCGGAGATGAAGCCGCCGCTGGACCAGCCGCCGTCGTCGAGCGCGAGGTTGCCGCGCACGTGCATGCGCCGGTAGGGCGCGGCCTGCGAGACGGCCCAGCGGTCGGTGCCGCCGGTCGGGTTGACCGACAGGTTCTCGGCGTCGCGCCAGAAGTTCTGCGTGGCGTTGCCCTGGAACCAGTCGGCCTCCGCGTGCACGGCGCCGTTGATGGTCACGTCGTCGGGCGACAGGCCTAGCCCCGCGACCTGGGTGTAGAAGCCCACGTTGGCGTCGGCGCTGTAGGTGCCGGGCTTGAACAGCAGGGCCTGGCGGGCCGAGCCGAACTGGTTGGTCTGCTGCTGGGCGAAGACGGAGTTCAGCTTGGACTGGATGCTGGAGGCGGACATCGACGGGTCGAAGACCGTCACGTTCGGGCCGAAGTCCGGGGTGCCGGGCGGGTTCGTCGCGCCGCCGCCGAGCGTGAAGGACTGCGCGGCGGTGCCGTTGCAGGTGTACTGCGCGAGCTGCACGCTGTCGGCGGTGGAGGCGCTGGGGACGTCGAGGCACTTGCCGCTGTTGCGGTTGACGAAGTGGTACGAGCCGTCGGCCTCGGCGACGGGCAGCCACTGCTGGTTGGCGCCGCTGGAGTAGGTCCACAGCTGGACGGCCGCGGAGTCGGCGGTGGACACGTCGGTGACGTCCCACGCCTTGGTGGCGTCGAGGCCGCTGTTCACGCGGTAGTAGCCGCCGCTGGTGGCGACCAGCTGCCAGGTCTGCGCGGCGCTGCCGTTGCAGCTGTACTGCTGTACCGCGGTGCCGTCGGCACTGGCGGCGGCGCGGGCGTCGACGCACTTGCCGCTGCCCTTGTTGATCACGGTGGTGGGGCCGGTCGGGAGCGCGGCGGCCGCCTCGGTCTGCGCGCTCGCCGGCGCCTGCGCGGCGAACTCGATGCCGGTGGCGGTCGTCGCGACGAGCGCCACCGCGGTGAGGGCTCTCGGTATCCGGCGTCTGAGCGCGGACCCGGGCACGGATCTGGACACGGGGATCTCCTGTGGGGGTGGGCCGTCAGCCGGTGTACTTGGCGAAGATGCCGGTGAACTGCCAGGCGCTCTGGGACACGCCCGAGCAGGTGTCGTCGTTCGGGTAGCCGCCGGAGCAGGGCCGGTCGCGGTTGGCCGACCAGAACGTGAGGCGCGCGAGGTGGTGCTGCTGCGCGTAGGCCAGGATGGTCTGGAAGTCGGCGGGGGTGACGGTCTCGTTGTCGTCGGTGATCCCGTTCATGGACGAGATGCCCATGCCCCGGTAGGCCTGGTCGTCGCTGTAGCCGTACGCGTTCTTGAGGGCGTTCTTGAGGCCCTCGGCCGCCTTGGTGGTCAGCGTGCCCATGTTCTGGCCGGAGCCGCCGAAGTCGAACGGCATGATGGTCCAACTGTCCACGGTGAGACCGGAGTTCGCGGCCCGGTTGATCAGGCTGGTGTCGGGTCCCGACTGGCCCGTGCCGATGGTGACGTACACCTTGATGCCCGGGTTGTTGGCCTTGACGGTCTTCAGCGCGTCCACCGTGCGCTGCTGCACGGTGCCGTTGCTGTACGCGTCGGCCTCCAGGTCGATGTCGATGGCCTTGAGCCCGTACGCGTTGATGACCTTCTGGTACGCGCCCGCCAGCGCACTGGCGCTGGTGCAGGAGCTCTCCAGCTTGTTGCCGCTGTAGCCGCCGAACGACGGGACCACGTCGCCGCCGTTCGCGCGCACCGTGTTGATGGTCTGCTGGTCGACGCCGCCGGTCAGCGGGCGGCCGCCGTCCCACTGCGGGTTGCAGCTGCCGTTGCTGAGGACGAAGGCGAGGGTGAACCACTTGACGCCGGTGGCGTTCATGATCGTGGTCGGGCTCGGCGGGTTGCCCCAGCCGTTGTAGAGGTACGGGGCGACGGCCATCGGCGCCGACGCGGGAGGCGTGCCGCCGCCGCTGGGCGCGGTCCACTTCTGGTTCGCGGCGCCGGTGCAGCTCCAGATCTGGACGGGGGTGCCGTTCGCCGAGGTGTTGCCGGTGACGTCCGCGCACTTGCCGGACTGCTGGCCGACGAGGTCGCGGGCGGCGGAGACGGTCCACTTCTGGTTGGTGCCGCCGGCGCAGTCCCACAGCTGGAGCCTGGCTCCGTTGGCGGTCGAATTGCCGGTGACGTCAAGGCACTTGCCGAGGGCGCGGATCGTGCCGTCGGTGCCGACGGTCCACTGTTGTGCGGCGGTTCCGTTGCAGTCGTAGAGCTGGACGGCGGTGCCGTTGGCGGAGCTGGCCGCCGCCACGTCGAGACACTTGCCGCCGAGTCCGGTGATGGTGCCGGTGGCCGCCGCGGCGGGGGTCGTGGCGAGCGCGCCCGCCGACACCGTCAGCAGCACGGTGGCGAGCGCGGCGCGTACGGCGGTCGAGCGCGTGAGAGCAGATCTGGGCAGGGGGGACATAGGGGGTTCACAGCCCTTCATGGGAGGCCGTCGATGGGGGTTACGGGTGTTCATGGAGATGAACAGCGGGTGCATTCATGAAGCTGTGGCGAACGGGAACCTAAAGGTCTGCACCAGTGGCGTCAAGAGATGAAACCGAGATGACCATCAACGGGTCTGCGCCCACAAGGACTTGAACACAGCAAAGCCCCCGGTCGGCGCTCCGGGGGCTTCAACAGTACTTAATTCAAGGTTTGTTAAGAAGGGTGCCGACGAGACTCAGGCGGCGGCGAGACGGGAGCCCGTGGGCAGCGCGTCGCGGAAGCGGCCGAGGACCGGGGCGAGCGCCTCCCGCGTCTCGGGGGTGAGGGTGACACCGCCGTCCGCGTCGACGGTGATGTGCCGGTCGAGGACGAACCAGCCCTGCGCGACATCGGCGCCGAGCGAGGTGAGGACGGGCCGCAGCGCGTAGTCGACGGCGAGGACGTGCGCGGGCGAGCCGCCGGTGGCCAGCGGCAGCACGGGCTTGCCGCGCAGCGCGTACTGCGGCAGCAGGTCGAGGAACGTCTTCAGGACGCCGGAGTAGGCGGCCTTGTAGACGGGGCTGGCGACGATCAGGGCGTCGGCGCGGGCCACGAGGGCGGCGGCCGCGGCGATGTCGGGGTCGGCGGTGTCGGCGGACAGCAGCCCCTCGGCGGGCAGCGAGCGGACGTCGAGGTGCCGTATCTCGTGGCGGCCGGCGGCGAGTTGGGTGCCGAGGTCGCGCGCGAGGTGGGCGGTGCGGGAGGTGCCGGGGGCGGAGGCGCTGCCGGTGAGGGTGAGGAGGAGGGGCACGGGGGTGTCCTTTGCGGGGTGGGGAGTTCGTGGCCGGCTGCGGGCCGGTGGGGCTTCTCGCGCAGTTCCCCGCGCCCCTGAGGCATGCGCTGCGCGCGGCCTCCCCCGGACGAGCGGAGCTCGTTCAAGGGGCGCGGGGAACTGCGCGGGAACCAGCCACCGGCCCGCGCTCGGTGACGGAACAGGGCGCGTCGGAGCGGCCGTTGGGCACGGCGGGGATCAGATGCGGGCCGGACCGATCAGAGCCGGCTCAGCCGGAGACGCGACAGGAGGTGCTGTTGACCCGAGCGAGATCGACATGGCGTCGTCGCGTGAGGTCGTGCCGTCCTGCGTCCATGGGCCGATTGAATCAGGTGCCGCCTACATCCGTCGAGACCCGCCCACGCCGTGGACAGCTCAGCCGTACGCCTCTCCGCCCAGCTCGAAGCCCGCGGTCCCCGCGCTGACGTCCGCGAGCCACGCCCGGAACCGCTCCACGTCTCCCTCGGGCAGCCCGATCTCGATGGTGACGGCCTCCGCGTAGCGCACGTCGCGCACCTCGCGCCCGGTGGCCCGCAGGTCGTTCTCCATCTTTCCGGCGCGGCCGTGGTCGACGGTCACCGTGGCGAGGCGGAACCGGCGGCGGGTGACGGTGCCGAGCGTGTCGAGCGCTTCCCCGACCGCGCCGCCGTACGCCCGGATGAGCCCGCCCGCGCCCAGCTTCACGCCGCCGAAGTAGCGGGTCACGACGGCGACGACGTAGCGCATCTCGCGCCGGGTGAGCATCTGGAGCATGGGCACCCCCGCGGTGCCGCCCGGCTCGCCGTCGTCGCTGGCCTTCTGCACGGAGGCATCGGCGCCGATCACGTACGCGTAGCAGTTGTGCGAGGCCGTCGGGTGCTCCTTGCGGACGCGCGCGACGAAGGCCTGTGCCTCCTCCTCGGTCGCCGCGGGCGCGAGC is a genomic window containing:
- a CDS encoding RICIN domain-containing protein, with the protein product MEFAAQAPASAQTEAAAALPTGPTTVINKGSGKCVDARAAASADGTAVQQYSCNGSAAQTWQLVATSGGYYRVNSGLDATKAWDVTDVSTADSAAVQLWTYSSGANQQWLPVAEADGSYHFVNRNSGKCLDVPSASTADSVQLAQYTCNGTAAQSFTLGGGATNPPGTPDFGPNVTVFDPSMSASSIQSKLNSVFAQQQTNQFGSARQALLFKPGTYSADANVGFYTQVAGLGLSPDDVTINGAVHAEADWFQGNATQNFWRDAENLSVNPTGGTDRWAVSQAAPYRRMHVRGNLALDDGGWSSGGFISDTKVDGQIRSGSQQQFLTRNSQMASWSGSNWNMVFVGDQGAPAQSFPTYTNVASTPTIREKPFLYVDGAGAYKVFVPALRSNAVGTTWSGKTPAGTSLPLDQFFIVKPGATAADMNAALAAGKNLLVTPGVYHLNQTLNVTRPDTVVLGMGLATLVPDGGITAISTADVDGIQLAGLLVDAGTTNSQTLVRIGPDGSSANHAADPIQLSDFFVRIGGATVGKATNSLVVNSPNTVIDHTWIWRADHGNGGTVGWTSNTADTGLIVNGADVTAYGLFVEHFQKTQVVWNGNGGRTYFFQNEMPYDPPNQAAWMNGSGKGYPAYKVANSVTSHEAWGLGSYCYFSTNSSVVADRAFEVPNTSGVKFHDMVTVSLGGTGTISHVINNTGGPSNSSSNVAYLTNYP
- a CDS encoding lectin; translated protein: MSPLPRSALTRSTAVRAALATVLLTVSAGALATTPAAAATGTITGLGGKCLDVAAASSANGTAVQLYDCNGTAAQQWTVGTDGTIRALGKCLDVTGNSTANGARLQLWDCAGGTNQKWTVSAARDLVGQQSGKCADVTGNTSANGTPVQIWSCTGAANQKWTAPSGGGTPPASAPMAVAPYLYNGWGNPPSPTTIMNATGVKWFTLAFVLSNGSCNPQWDGGRPLTGGVDQQTINTVRANGGDVVPSFGGYSGNKLESSCTSASALAGAYQKVINAYGLKAIDIDLEADAYSNGTVQQRTVDALKTVKANNPGIKVYVTIGTGQSGPDTSLINRAANSGLTVDSWTIMPFDFGGSGQNMGTLTTKAAEGLKNALKNAYGYSDDQAYRGMGISSMNGITDDNETVTPADFQTILAYAQQHHLARLTFWSANRDRPCSGGYPNDDTCSGVSQSAWQFTGIFAKYTG
- the ssuE gene encoding NADPH-dependent FMN reductase; translation: MPLLLTLTGSASAPGTSRTAHLARDLGTQLAAGRHEIRHLDVRSLPAEGLLSADTADPDIAAAAALVARADALIVASPVYKAAYSGVLKTFLDLLPQYALRGKPVLPLATGGSPAHVLAVDYALRPVLTSLGADVAQGWFVLDRHITVDADGGVTLTPETREALAPVLGRFRDALPTGSRLAAA
- a CDS encoding YigZ family protein, which gives rise to MQDEYRTVAREGVHETEISRSRFLCALAPAATEEEAQAFVARVRKEHPTASHNCYAYVIGADASVQKASDDGEPGGTAGVPMLQMLTRREMRYVVAVVTRYFGGVKLGAGGLIRAYGGAVGEALDTLGTVTRRRFRLATVTVDHGRAGKMENDLRATGREVRDVRYAEAVTIEIGLPEGDVERFRAWLADVSAGTAGFELGGEAYG